From a single Drosophila sulfurigaster albostrigata strain 15112-1811.04 chromosome 3, ASM2355843v2, whole genome shotgun sequence genomic region:
- the LOC133846427 gene encoding deubiquitinase OTUD6B — MSCVEAVGELETRLAETTLEDVASRHRRERKELQAKLQAMKKNAPKNNKNKRKEFLEEMTRLESEMDQRHKAELAGVASAEPAATAAAESDHDNDKEEEHNGEEDADGSQQQRVSKAQKRRNKKEREARERAQEIRVELQNAANQPSPKQIELQQITAKLSGRQLTLHMIASDGDCLYHAVRHQLQVNALPGHSVQQLRQETANYVRAHKESLICYMTHPETGDLLNDEQFEAYCDDIAKTHAWGGHIELKALSSLLRVPIEVIQAEGSATLLGQEEFGGAPLVICYHRHIYQLGAHYNSTLPVDK, encoded by the coding sequence atgtctTGCGTGGAAGCCGTTGGTGAGCTGGAGACACGCCTAGCTGAGACCACGCTGGAGGATGTGGCCAGTCGCCACCGACGTGAGCGCAAGGAGCTGCAGGCCAAACTGCAGGCGATGAAGAAGAATGCGCCcaagaacaataaaaacaagcgCAAGGAGTTTCTCGAGGAGATGACGCGTCTGGAGAGCGAGATGGACCAGCGTCATAAGGCAGAGCTCGCGGGTGTTGCCTCAGCCGAACcggcagcaactgcagctgccgAGAGCGATCATGACAACGACAAAGAGGAAGAGCACAATGGCGAGGAGGATGCGGATGGCTCACAGCAACAGCGTGTGTCTAAGGCGCAGAAGCGTCGCAACAAAAAGGAGCGTGAAGCACGCGAGCGTGCGCAGGAGATACGCGTGGAATTGCAGAATGCGGCCAATCAGCCGTCGCCCAAGCAAATCGAACTGCAACAAATCACTGCCAAGTTGAGTGGCCGCCAGTTGACGCTGCATATGATTGCCTCCGATGGTGACTGTCTGTATCATGCTGTGCGCCATCAGCTGCAGGTGAATGCCCTGCCTGGCCACAGtgtgcagcagctgcgtcaAGAGACTGCAAACTATGTGCGCGCTCACAAGGAATCGCTCATTTGCTACATGACGCATCCGGAGACAGGAGATCTACTAAACGACGAGCAATTCGAGGCATACTGCGATGACATCGCAAAGACTCACGCCTGGGGCGGACACATAGAACTGAAGGCGTTGTCGTCGCTCTTGCGCGTGCCCATCGAAGTCATTCAGGCGGAAGGATCCGCTACTTTGTTGGGTCAGGAGGAGTTTGGCGGTGCTCCACTTGTGATCTGCTATCATCGACATATCTACCAGTTGGGCGCCCATTATAACTCGACGTTGCCAGTGGACAAATAA
- the LOC133846432 gene encoding uncharacterized protein LOC133846432 — protein MYTVNKGPSKIVAKTRRGLAQNFEKFESIKESTKKNGISSNFDLNSPEKNKNIPRPVFQQSFASKRITPTKLIEDEVITPQHEEIIRYINDSWNILVAQNPYDSSSTKADGKADANNNNASSLSSASHPNPVDSIIANTPVAASAAPAVWVEPPSPALNDFKPFDLESWWGRRLFQNITKSL, from the exons ATGTACACTGTAAACAAGGGACCTAGCAAAATTGTTGCTAAAACCCGCCGCG GTCTAGCGCAAAACTTTGAAAAGTTTGAGAGTATCAAGGAGAGCACAAAGAAAAAtggcatcagcagcaactttGATTTGAACAGTCCCGAGAAGAATAAAAA CATACCGCGTCCGGTGTTTCAACAAAGCTTTGCTTCCAAGCGCATCACGCCCACCAAACTGATTGAGGACGAGGTGATAACGCCACAGCATGAGGAAATCATACGCTATATAAACGATT CTTGGAATATTTTGGTCGCACAAAATCCGTACGATTCGAGCTCAACAAAGGCCGATGGCAAGGCTGatgcgaacaacaacaatgccagcaGCTTATCATCTGCATCGCATCCGAATCCTGTGGACAGCATTATAGCCAACACACCTGTGGCGGCATCGGCTGCGCCCGCTGTGTGGGTTGAGCCACCTAGTCCGGCACTGAACGACTTTAAGCCATTTGATTTGGAGTCGTGGTGGGGACGTCGCTTGTTCCAGAACATTACCAAAAGCCTTTAG
- the LOC133846433 gene encoding protein Z600 — MDNTEAIQIMQRLKSLKIVETPRQQQRESGLRECQSEIVRKTQVPATPCMSASSFQSELKKRRKMKLNRVYNYESDMHFIKARKSLNF, encoded by the coding sequence ATGGACAACACTGAAGCCATCCAAATCATGCAGCGTTTGAAGAGCTTGAAGATCGTTGAAACTCCTCGTCAGCAACAGCGGGAAAGTGGCCTTCGGGAATGTCAATCGGAGATTGTAAGAAAGACGCAGGTGCCTGCTACTCCCTGCATGAGTGCATCCTCATTTCAATCGGAACTTAAGAAACGccgcaaaatgaaattgaatcgTGTCTATAACTATGAGTCCGATATGCATTTCATTAAGGCCCGAAAGTctcttaatttttaa
- the LOC133846430 gene encoding gonadal protein gdl, whose amino-acid sequence MEDTAVTQEGSSNSSEPLNEAEEKPQQPSPEFLQRKIYFLMDQLKAMHAELPEILQTRISYDLLTELANCVLNESIFDIVKALMELQHVTEKHLIQMRAQVENEYEIEVADWRAKIKDPEELQHILGLMKIKHTKKLVETDKKIVEVLDQKVYDQQSMLQKAGVPGFYHTQSPKEIKIQMFLLDFILRLSRLKYEPNK is encoded by the exons ATGGAAGACACTGCCGTTACTCAGGAAGGAAGCTCCAACAGCAGCGAACCGCTTAATGAAGCAGAGGAAAAGCCTCAACAACCTTCGCCGGAGTTTTTGCAACGTAAAATTTACTTTCTGA tggATCAACTAAAAGCAATGCATGCTGAACTACCAGA AATACTGCAAACTCGCATCTCCTATGATTTGCTCACAGAACTGGCAAATTGTGTGTTAAATGAAAGCATCTTCGATATAGTCAAGGCTCTGATGGAGTTACAGCATGTGACAGAAAAACATTTGATACAAATGCGCGCACAGGTTGAGAATGAATATGAAATCGAGGTCGCCGATTGGCGTGCTAAAATCAAAGATCCAGAAGAATTGCAGCATATTCTAGGACTTATGAAGATCAAACATACCAAAAAGTTGGTGGAAACTGATaagaaaattgttgaagtGCTGGACCAGAAG GTTTACGATCAACAATCCATGCTTCAAAAGGCTGGCGTACCTGGCTTCTATCACACGCAAAGTCCGAAAGAGATCAAAATACAGATGTTCTTGTTAGATTTCATTTTACGCCTGAGTCGACTGAAATACGAACCCAACAAATAG
- the LOC133846428 gene encoding LOW QUALITY PROTEIN: peptide methionine sulfoxide reductase (The sequence of the model RefSeq protein was modified relative to this genomic sequence to represent the inferred CDS: substituted 2 bases at 2 genomic stop codons): MRVGGSYKLSANASSLNSCSIFSSHNTTKISKNMSLTITKDVSTPELKDLSTVRNEQKELNLSPVHRLNVSHATATFGMGCFWGAESLYGATRGVLRTTVGYAGGQAEFPTYRKMGDHTEVLEIDYDPTVVSFKELLELFWNNHEYGLTTPIKRQYASLILYHDDEQKEIAEASKKEEQVRRAPEVITTDIAPKENFFCSXRVSCRNXLAMTFHTYLYFPHSYHQKYRLQGHKDLAASLNLSPQLLQSSYVATKLNGYLAGVGGIEQFKSEADTLGLTPTQRQYCNYHIEQNEGQGLYC, translated from the exons ATGCGCGTTGGCGGCAGCTATAAATTGAGTGCAAACGCGTCTAGTCTTAACAGTTGCTCGATATTCTCAAGCCACAACACTACAAAAATCTCAAAAAACATGTCGCTGACAATTACCAAAGATGTGTCCACTCCTGAGCTCAAGGATCTG AGCACTGTGCGCAATGAACAAAAGGAGTTGAATCTTTCACCGGTGCACCGTTTGAACGTGAGCCATGCCACCGCCACTTTTGGCATGGGCTGCTTCTGGGGCGCAGAATCGCTGTATGGCGCAACGAGGGGCGTGCTACGCACCACAGTGGGCTATGCTGGCGGCCAAGCGGAATTCCCAACGTACCGTAAAAT GGGTGATCACACTGAGGTCTTGGAGATTGACTATGATCCCACCGTGGTCAGTTTCAAGGAGCTGCTCGAGCTGTTCTGGAACAACCATGAGTACGGTCTAACCACGCCCATTAAGCGTCAATATGCCTCGTTGATTCTCTATCACGACGATGAGCAGAAAGAAATTGCTGAAGCTTCCAAGAAGGAGGAGCAAGTGCGTCGTGCTCCCGAAGTTATTACCACGGACATTGCGCCCAAGGAAAACTTTTTTTGCAGCTGAAGAGTAAGTTGCAGAAATTGACTTGCAATGACTTTCCATACTTATTTGTACTTTCCACATAGCTATCACCAAAAGTACAGACTCCAGGGTCATAAGGATCTCGCTGCTTCCCTCAATCTTAGCCCGCAATTGCTTCAGAGCAGCTATGTGGCCACCAAGCTGAACGGTTATCTGGCGGGAGTCGGCGGCATCGAGCAGTTCAAGTCTGAGGCTGACACCTTGGGCCTGACACCAACCCAGCGCCAGTACTGCAACTATCACATTGAACAGAACGAGGGTCAGGGTCTCTACTGCTGA
- the LOC133844873 gene encoding uncharacterized protein LOC133844873 — MSSANTTMYYSAVEDMFKDMLIDTTETKEQEMDTAVNDITWVDTPKRSVRIRRLNLFKDKPEFVICRRIIAPSKLDLSPRSQELQKDQQSKELLRLRRERHEGEQRPPVRRLTMRL, encoded by the coding sequence ATGTCCAGCGCGAATACAACAATGTATTACTCTGCCGTGGAAGACATGTTCAAGGATATGTTGATCGATACTACCGAAACCAAGGAACAAGAAATGGATACCGCCGTCAATGATATAACATGGGTAGACACACCTAAGCGATCGGTGCGCATTCGCCGCCTCAATCTGTTCAAGGATAAGCCAGAGTTTGTGATCTGTCGCCGCATTATCGCACCATCGAAGCTAGATCTATCGCCCAGAAGTCAGGAGCTGCAAAAGGATCAGCAGAGCAAGGAACTGCTGCGTCTGCGCCGTGAACGACACGAGGGAGAGCAACGGCCTCCTGTGCGACGTCTCACCATGCGCCTTTAG
- the LOC133844874 gene encoding protein midgut expression 1: protein MCNALCECLKCPGKVVCCCCSCACKMLCSILFSVILLAVIIGLIVYFTVYHNKDNGDSTKALQKMAPIVKRSIRDYFHKEY, encoded by the exons ATGTGTAACGCTCTATGTGAATGCCTTAAGTGCCCTGGCAAAGTGGTTTGCTG CTGCTGTTCATGTGCCTGCAAAATGCTGTGCAGCATTCTCTTCTCAGTCATACTCCTGGCGGTGATCATTGGATTGATCGTCTACTTCACAGTGTACCACAACAAGGATAATGGCGATTCAACGAAGGCGCTGCAAAAGATGGCTCCCATTGTTAAGCGTAGCATACGCGATTACTTCCATAAGGAATACTGA